In the Populus trichocarpa isolate Nisqually-1 chromosome 1, P.trichocarpa_v4.1, whole genome shotgun sequence genome, AAACCTTCAAATAGTTTCCATCAAGAGCTATTGCTAGGCTGCAGTCTGCTGTAGCATCAGTGATTTGGCCCAGTGCTTTGTATGCAGCAGCTCtattgcaaaaacaaatggCTGCAAAAGGCCGTGATTCTATTTTACGTGACAGAGCAGCACTGTAATGTTCTATAGCTTCTGAATGCTTTCCTGCTTGAAATGCTTCATTCCCTGCAGCCTGCAGCTAGCCATATTAATGCCATGAGGTAGCAGATTAAGGTACGTCAAAACACTattcagggaaaaaaaatctaacaagaATCCAATACCTTATGGCGTATGAGTTCGTGTACAGTGGCAGCTAAGAGCACTAGTGATTCTTGAGTTTCAATACCAATCCTGGACAGACTACTGGAGTAAGAATGCTGTTATCATCACTCAAACAAATGATATCGGAAATATTCAAGGCATATAAACTTACCTTGTTGCAGTAGAAGGAGGTTCCACTTGCTTCTCTAGTGAACCAATAGCCTCCTCCAGCCTTCCAAGGTGGAAGTAAGATTTGAAAATGAGGCAGCAACGCCAGATCATAAATGATGTGTCCTTTGTGAGTTCAGGACCAATATTTTCTACATGGTAATCAGCATGTAATGGAGGAGAATTCTTCTTGGCAGAGTCAAATGTATGCTCACACAGTTGAATTACATCTTCATACTTCCGCAGCTGCTGGATGACACAAAAGTTAACCAAGTTCCAACCATTGTTTTGTTGTGTATTAGAATCAAAATGGTGAAATAGTAACCACACTTATGTAGGATTTGATGTTGGGCTGGATCAGCATAGCCAGTACCAGCCCAAGTTGTGGTTTGTTGGCAACCAATGTAAATTAGCCACACACTTCTTATGAAATGAATACTAATGacatgaagaaaatgaataatGCAGCTTGCCCCAGCAAGATGGGAGTGAGGTTCACTTGCATAGAAAGAGACTAATAGGATGCGGTTCACTCAAAGTAAAGTTCAAAGGTTCAGTAAAAGAAACACAAACCATGAAAAGAGACTCTGCTttcatttcaagtaatttttcAGAGCATGAACTTATCAACAAACCCTCAGCAATTACATGTAAAGCACTCTCTGCATCATTAGGTGCTCCCCGTTTCAGAAGTTCAGCAGAATGTTGCATGCACTCAGACACTTTCTGCCAGTCAAGAAAAACAGTTAATGggcatgaaataaaaaaatcatatatggtCACTTCAAAAGACGTTAAACCAAAGTTCCTTGGCCATGTGGAGTTGTAATTCTTAACCACTCAACCATGGTTCAAGCTTTGGCAGCAACACAACAACATACAAGAGGTTCAAACATTGATGGAATCCATCAACTCAATCAATATTAAGTCATTAATTGTGCATTTCTATGCATTTCATGCCATTATATAGCTAATGACACGTTTCACAGGGACAGTCAGACCACAAACTCAATAAACTATCAATGATAAGGTTTTAtttgaacaaaagaaaagaaaagaaagattacCTGTGCCTTTTGCAACCCATCAGAGGCTTCTACAGAAATTTTTCGGTCTACACAGGCATCAATGCCGAACTGCAAGCACTTTTTGAAATATTGCACTGCACCTTCAACGTCCCCCAGAGCAAGGTAACAACTTGGAACGAAAAGGAAAATAAGCACGGCAcataaacacaagaaaaactGCATTTAGAAGGAGCTGCTATTCAACAAAATCAGAAGCTTAATAATTAGAAAAGGGAATTGGCCTGAGAATAAGTGATTAAAAGCTTAATGAGCTACCCGATAAGCAAGAAGTTAAACTTGAAATCATTTGTATATTCTGTGTTTACATCCACAAACAGCAAGATGCTAACTCAAACACACAACGAAAACATAACTTCTGTGTCAACTTAATGAACTCATATGAGAAACGGAGCATAATAAGGCAGCAATTATGAAatctaaagtaaaaataaattgaataagaaattgAACTAGAATTACATGCACGAATACATAACAATTAAATCATCCAGAAAATTTATCAGAAACAAAAGGTGGAGCTTTACTTTGCAGCTCTGACTTGCACCCTGATAAAATTGGGATCAATTGCAGCAGCCATCTTACAGTCTCCTAGTGCATCTCTCATTCTTCCAAGAGACATACGGGTAGCCGCACGGTTGCTATAGCACAACATCAATGCCCTGAGAAAGCTTACAGATGTCTCGCTTTTAGAAACACAATTTACACCTTGTGTGTAACAATCCTCAGCTTTAGACAAATCCCCATTTTTATATGCTTGGTTTcccctaaaataaaaggaaagaaaaatataagtgCAATAAAAGCTTGCAATCATACAGAATGGTTACAGAAGTACATGTAGTAGATATATAAACAAGAGAATACATtccatatcaaataattttataaaagaatgaCATGGAGTTGACTGGAATTTATCTTGCCTCAGTCGCCACTTCTCACATGCTTCTTGAGCTGCAACAGATGCAGAAACAGACCCTTGATTGATCTCCAGTCCTTTAAGCAGCTCACCATTATCACCAACCACGTGTGAAGGAGCAGATAGGCCAGCTTTCTTGCTCCGTACAGGGGACAAGGGTGAAGAAGATCCAGAAAATGGTGTAAATTGCAAAGAAGATGATGCATATGAACCTTTGGAAGTAGCACTGGAATTAAAGGAATCATTATCAGCTCTAACGAGATTGTTCTTTTTATGATGATGCTTAGGTGATACTTGTGCAGTAGAAGAGGCAGCAAAGGTGAAGCCTGAATTGACAGTATCTTCTGAACTCACAGCTGAAAAGAATTGAGTGCTGAGGTCACTATCTAGATTTGTACTTGAACTGGCTTCACTTTCTGCTGACGTAACTATAACATCATTGATAGAATCTATTTCCTCGTTTGCAGATTTCAAGCTTTCAGTTTCAGCCCCTGAAACAGAATCCTCCATATGATTTTCAGCTCCGATACCTTTATCAAAACAGTTTTCAGAATTTTCCTCTTTAGTTTCTCTACATTTCATATCCTCTTCATTTATATCCATTCTGTGTGCTGCAACAACCAGATCTTCATCTATTGCATCATTCAGAACAGTTGGTTGTGAATCAGTTGATGCATGTTGACTATCTAGTGCGAAAGACTCCTCTGATGTGACAGAAGTTTCCCTGGAATTTCTAGCATCAGACAATGTTTCCTGATATGGTGAAATATCCATTGGTGAATATGATTCGGAAGCCTCTGGAATTTCTTGGGAACCACTTTCCCTGGTAACAAAATCTAGACCTGGCGACAGAGGGACTTTGACAGGTTGCTTCAACtttccccttttcttctttactttTGAATCTTTAAACTTTGTACTGAATTCCATCTTCGGATCTAAGCCAGTGAAAAGATTTCCTTTAGGATTTGGCGTTTTAAATTCTACAAATGGCGACCCAGCGCCATCTTGCTTGCTTGTAAAACTAAACCCATCTGTCTTCTCAAGTCCACCAGTAGGTGGCACCCTGAAAGCATTCCAACCAGCCAATCTACTGGATGAGAAGACATGAGATGGTCCCGCAACTCCAATTGGTTGTGTATCAACTTTTGGCTGATCCATAGATGCATGAATACCACTTAAATCTTTACCCGGCGTTCctccttcaaaaataaattcagtgGGATCACCACAATCGTGGAATTTCTTATCACCCTTATTTACAGTTGGCATATCCTTTCTGGAGATTCGACAAGAAGAAAATCCCATGTTGGTTTGACCTGAAGATTCTACCTTCGCACTTCCAATTTTCAACTTGCACCCCATCTCGTGTGAAAGTGCACTCTCGCTCTCTCCACCAACATAACCACCAATGCTTTCCCTGCTTCCAAAGGCAAAACTATCCTTCTCATTGGTCTCATTATTAACATTGTTAGTGACTACATAGTCCTTTATGTTCAAATTCTTGATTTGATCAGGAAGGGCATTCTTTGCAGCAGCGGCAAACATTTCACTACCCTTTTCACTACTTTTAAATCCAAACTTTTTGATATCATCAGCTTGAAAACTACCACCACCATTAGTGGCATCTCCAGCCTCTTCAATATTCAATTTCTTCTCCAACTCATCTGGTGGCAGTGACTCCACATTTCTCCCAATAGAACTACCTACATTGTCACCGCTCCCAAACTTGCCATTAGCACTTAACTTAGACGCCCCATCTACAACCTTCTCCTTATCATCAATGCTCAACTTCTGCATGATCTCGTCAACACCATGACTCTTATTACCATcacttgcaaaaacaaaaccactCTTCTCGCTCACATCTACATTAGTTTCACTTCCAGTTCTCAAACTTTTCAATTCCTCTATAATTCCCTTGCCGGAATTCGAGTTAAACCCCATATTACTTGGACTAGCTCCAAACACAAACGCCTCAGTACCACCACTCCCAGAACCACCCGGTTCAACCCGACTCCTATCGGGTCGGAACTGATTGAAACCGAGCCCAACCCAGGTTTCTTCATTGGATTTAAAATTCTGGGGATTCGATTGCCTCCTAACTTTTGCCAATCTTGGCCTCGAAAGACCACCTTTAGTTGACGAGGACGATGATGATCGAGAGCTAAAGTTTGGATTTTGGTTACTAATTCGGGTTGAATTTGAGAACCcagaatttaaattatcaaaatttgaTGGGTTCATGCTGGTTTCTtgttttgattgagaattttttgaagctaaataacaataataatgagaTGCCGAGAGAGGAATGAGAAAGCTGACCGTTGGTGATATTGATGTTACTATTAGGATTTTGAATCGGAGTTCCAGAATCTAGCAACGCCGGTGACATGTCAATGCAGGAGTCATTAAATCAGACGGTGGAGAATAGGGTGGTGGGAACTTGAAGATCAAAGAGGTGACGTTGTTAGTGGAGAAAatgattgggttttttttctttttgtttgaacATACATAATTGCCAAttgggttaattaattaaaatgtttgcGTAGTAATAAATATCTTTTGGAGTTTAGCTTTGCTGTGTTTACTTGTCTTGAAGGAAATTCGAATGGGTTGGCCCTCCGCaagatatttttaagatattttttgtttttatattttaaaaatattttaaaaaattaatttttatatttttatatttcaaattaatttttttatattttcatatcattttaatttattaatattaaaaataatttttaaaaaataaaaacaaatattattttaataaatttgcaGTTCCTCATTGAGTGGAGGAGGAGATCACGTTCGGAGACCAATATATAAGAGAAGTGGTTGTCTTTCTTCAAGTGAGATCTCGGATCGAGAAACCAGCGCCGAAAGGCGCTTTTACACGGTATTTATCATGCACTTCGAGGACCTCGAagaatgttttcctttttttttcggttttgtagCTTTATACTCATCTGAAGCTATTCATTCTTCTGCCTTGAAAATtggaatttattattattaatttctatCTAggggattaattttaaaatttaataatttgattttttatttttaaaattaaattatataaaagttgtttttgatGAGATGTAGCGACTTAATTGATCTAAAAACAACCTTATTAGCCTATACAAGAATaccaaggatgaaattaaaaaaaaattaaagattaaattgataggaaaaaaaactctcGATTCAactatttactttttaaaattaaactacgTAGAAGTCGTTCTAACAATTCAATCAACTTGGctggttaaaaaaaacaatccggACAATCGttagaaaaaattaaggatgatattgaaaaaaattcaaaagaaattaaaagaaaaaaaaagaaatgaaaaagatggggactgaattttatatatatatatataaaaaaaaaacagagaagaagaagatgaagagaagCTTCACTGGATAACGAAACTccacaaaaaaaacttagtttgtATAGTAAAGAAGGTAAAATTTGGCAATTCAGAAGTCAGCAACCAAgtaaaacatcattgataaatCGCAGATGTACTTTTCTAATCTAGTTCGCCACTAATCTCAAAGACAAAACATACATGCATCAATGAGGGCACACTCTTCGACCACATTCATTCAGAGATTGGTCTAGTTGTCATCGTTGCAATACACACGCAGCCCCCAGAACTCGAAACTATAATAACTTTTGTAGCGATCCATTGTTACTCTAAGCTTTTGTACCTATGGTTCGAAGCTATAGATGACAAATACACTAATTATCATATTCTTATATGGACACATGCTCGTGGGTTCAaggtattctttttttttagtttaacgtgggtgtctgggccagcttgcccgcacctcgactaatcccacgggccctgaagttaacgaccatgtaaacctctagtggccatcatatgagcaaccacagggctcgaacctgagaccacagagggagcaaatctcttggtcccaaactccaCCACAGGGTTAAGGTATTCTTGAATACTAGGGTAAGACGTCTTCTTCTCAAGGAACAAGAAGATTTAATTCTCTTGCTcaaacctgaatattttttacatgGCCTTGCAAGACTCCCATCTCCTGCCTAAATTAACTTGGACATCGAAGAATCCCCATCCCTTTCAAGAGATTTTCTTTGTAGCTGTTCCAAGTGTCCAAACTCAATCTTTTATGCCTTCCAACCCATGTATATCAGTCTTGGAAGCATCGTAATTTCTATTAGAGGTTTTAACAACCTCATTAGGAAGCAATTTTGTAGATCCATATGAATTCTTCTTATATATTGTATACTTAccattattttcttgctttattatTAGATGAATTTTTATCTGCTCTTTCTTAATGTTACATGCTGTGTGCACAATCCATAGGCGTGTGTTATGGGGGAAACCGAACGCTTACAATTTGCCAGCAGAGAATGAAGTTGTGAGTCCCTATGAAGCGTATGGCATATGTAGGAAGAATCTCTTTGATGCCTTAATGGATGCACTTTACTCAGCTCTTGAGAAGGCAGGAGGGAGCTATTTGAAGATTGCTGTCTCAGAGAGTGGTTGGGCATCTGCTGGTGGAACTGTGGAAACAGCCGAAAGCGCAGACACATCTTATAGGAACTTGATCGATCATGTCAAGGGACTCCAAGGAGGTCTGGACAGGCTATGGAAATTTCTCAATGTTTGATGAGAACAGGAAGGAACTTGAAATTGAGTGACATTTCTGCCTATTTCTACCTGATAAACAGCCCAAGTATAGTATTGGCTTCAACTAatcgagaggaaaaaaatctgCTACGCAACTCTTTGCTGCATCAATACTATCATATGCAATATGCCTGGAATTTTCTACAGTTAATGATTTTAGTTCTGCCAGAACTTATAATCAAAAGTAATTCGCTCCATGTGTTCTCCTTTGATAAGAAACTTAAATGCTACAAATGATTAACCACAATTCACATCCAAAATCTGTATTCAATCCGACGTTTCACTGCTACCGAAGTAGGATTCAACTCTCCAACGAATCAAAAGTTCAAATACAGGAATTAGTAAATAGCCAAATATAACTGAAATCAAATCATCAGTTTAGAATTCAGCCATGACTAGTATTATATTTCGCTAACATGCCATGTTATCCCCTAACAAAAGAGAAGTGTAGTCCTTTGAAAAGTAAACCTAACACAATGTTGACAGCTTCCAAACAAAGTTACTAAACATATGTTGGAAGATTTAAGTTATGAGTTAGTGAgctaagattaattaaaataatattattttaattaaaaaatatatattttttttaaaaaaaatcaaagcagatATTGATTGGGAGAATTAGTTCCCAAGTTAATTACAGGGTCATATGATTTACTGGATCAACTCTACCTCGGTTTTTTTAAACCCGGCTTGGCCAGGATACACTTCCACCTGCCAAGACCAGCAGGGAAGACTTAGTCTCATTCAATAAATTACAACactgttgaaattttttttttttgtgttcataTCATTGATTTTGCATTCTTCGTACTTCCTTAAGTTGAAACGACACTAATCAATTCTTGTATGATAAGTAAGCAAGAAAGGAAAATAGATAAAACTAGATTATGTTCAGATCATGAAACTGGAATAATTTCATAGAATGCAAACCGAAATAAaatatgaagtctaattctcactcaatctaatattgaatgataaatttcaacttaaaaaaaaaaaaaaaaaaacttaagtccaCCGGCCTAATCTCTGACCTCAATCATAAGACTGTGAcatatctataaaaaacaaatagaaagaaTTATACatctcaattcttaatcaactcaatttcgaaggattaaattgaaaaaataatcaaattaaaaaagaacaaaaaattatttgagtcaACACGGGTTAACCTGCTAAACTTAGGTCAGAAtgggataactccatagaaagtaaagaaaaaataattttaaagttcgattctcaatcaaaccaatgttaaataataaaatttcaaaaaaattaattaattaagaaatagataaaaaaatgacccgGGTCAACACGACAGCAAAACTCgcaactcgagtcatgagaccggtataacttcatagaaaacaaatcaaaataaattataaaacttcatagaaaacaaatcaaagtaaattatgaatttctttACCCAGCAAACCCAATATTGTTGAacgatgaaataaattaaaacaaaaggaatccTGAGAAATTTTGAAGaacaaggtgaaaaaaaaaaaaaaaaaaaaaaaaaacttagcttCCAACTGTTTGTTGCTATAGTGATAATTAGCCAAGCTCTTGTAGTATATGTGAATTTCCAACTGAAagaataaagtaaaaaacaaagaaatgaaaaaaaatccatgaactACCTAACTTGCAttacttcaaaataaatatcgagtaatgaaaaaaaaaaaaaaagagtattgaATTACGTCTCTCATGATAGTCCTTACTCCTTACATAAAAATTTTGCGTTTTGAAAACCTCCATACATCTTAATGGATGCGAGTGGACGTGTGTTTCATGTTAGGTTAGTGAGATGGAAGTTAAAACGACAGAAGGGAAGCGTAgctgatttatttctttttctgcaAATACTATGAGAGTTGAATATTCTAGGAGGCATCTTGGCAGCATAAACGATAGAATACCGTGTCTTACAGCTAGATGGGTGGAGACATCTTGTTAGCTAGGAACCAAATTGCTTGCCGGTTTCATGAGATTTGTCATGACTAACCAGGTACGTGAATGAGTTCGTTAGTTAGACTGGTGGAAATCGATAAGCTCATCTGACCTCCAGTTCTAGTTACTTGGCTTGCTGAGATGAAGCGTATCGGTATGGCCAGTTGACTAGATTGTTCTGCAGCTAGCATGCTCACTAATTCCCATATTCTGGAACTTGGATCGTTGAATTTAGACACCTATCTTCAAGTTAGGCTGCTAGAAATATTGTCTGGACACCAGACCGCAGAATTTTCAAGAGGAAAGCCAGAATTAATGAAGACAAAGACGTTGTAGAAAGTTAGGCATTCCATCAATCAAGGCAGACGGAACGATATTGAccttttcacatttttttacgTGTCATCACCATCTTTCAGTCCGCCTTGCCTTGCTGAGAGGGCAAGAAGTCCTTACTGATAGTAGAGCTAGGACCTCAACTCTGAACTTAATATCATCGCCATTGCTTATCccacctataaatagaggtgcgAGGAAATGGGAGGTTATTCATCTAGACTGCAAAGTTCTACAATGAACACATTCATGGCTACGACTATCTTGCTGCTTTTTGGTTTGATGATTTCTCGCCTAACACTTTCAGGTATGTGTATATGCAAATTTGTTTGTTCACAAGATGATAATTTTTAGGTAGTATTTGGCTTAAttatcatctatatatataatggctTGGATGTGCTAGAGATCAAGCTCCATCTTTGTTTGCAAGGATCCACGGAAGTGAGCATCGTGTTCAATTCTTGCACTAATTAAGGGCCTAAGGTCTTTGATATTGTCCATTGAAGTAACATCCAggacaaagataaaaaaaaaattaatagaaaatctCCAAGGTTGTATCCTTATATCACATATAATGTCAGTTATTGAGCTCTTGATCTTGCCAGGCTCCTCACTTGACTCTGAAGATAGTCATAAACTTAAAGTCTGTTGTAAGAGGAGTAGTCAATGGACTAGGTTGGTAGCATTGATTT is a window encoding:
- the LOC18095066 gene encoding uncharacterized protein LOC18095066 isoform X1 translates to MNPSNFDNLNSGFSNSTRISNQNPNFSSRSSSSSSTKGGLSRPRLAKVRRQSNPQNFKSNEETWVGLGFNQFRPDRSRVEPGGSGSGGTEAFVFGASPSNMGFNSNSGKGIIEELKSLRTGSETNVDVSEKSGFVFASDGNKSHGVDEIMQKLSIDDKEKVVDGASKLSANGKFGSGDNVGSSIGRNVESLPPDELEKKLNIEEAGDATNGGGSFQADDIKKFGFKSSEKGSEMFAAAAKNALPDQIKNLNIKDYVVTNNVNNETNEKDSFAFGSRESIGGYVGGESESALSHEMGCKLKIGSAKVESSGQTNMGFSSCRISRKDMPTVNKGDKKFHDCGDPTEFIFEGGTPGKDLSGIHASMDQPKVDTQPIGVAGPSHVFSSSRLAGWNAFRVPPTGGLEKTDGFSFTSKQDGAGSPFVEFKTPNPKGNLFTGLDPKMEFSTKFKDSKVKKKRGKLKQPVKVPLSPGLDFVTRESGSQEIPEASESYSPMDISPYQETLSDARNSRETSVTSEESFALDSQHASTDSQPTVLNDAIDEDLVVAAHRMDINEEDMKCRETKEENSENCFDKGIGAENHMEDSVSGAETESLKSANEEIDSINDVIVTSAESEASSSTNLDSDLSTQFFSAVSSEDTVNSGFTFAASSTAQVSPKHHHKKNNLVRADNDSFNSSATSKGSYASSSLQFTPFSGSSSPLSPVRSKKAGLSAPSHVVGDNGELLKGLEINQGSVSASVAAQEACEKWRLRGNQAYKNGDLSKAEDCYTQGVNCVSKSETSVSFLRALMLCYSNRAATRMSLGRMRDALGDCKMAAAIDPNFIRVQVRAANCYLALGDVEGAVQYFKKCLQFGIDACVDRKISVEASDGLQKAQKVSECMQHSAELLKRGAPNDAESALHVIAEGLLISSCSEKLLEMKAESLFMQLRKYEDVIQLCEHTFDSAKKNSPPLHADYHVENIGPELTKDTSFMIWRCCLIFKSYFHLGRLEEAIGSLEKQVEPPSTATSSLSRIGIETQESLVLLAATVHELIRHKLQAAGNEAFQAGKHSEAIEHYSAALSRKIESRPFAAICFCNRAAAYKALGQITDATADCSLAIALDGNYLKAISRRATLYEMIRDYGQAARDLQKLVAVLTKQVEEKTKQFGHSDRTTNLANDLRQARLRLSTIEEAARKEVPLNMYLILGIEPSASASEVKKAYRKAALRHHPDKAGHSLARSDNGDDSLWKEIGEEVHKDTDRLFKMIGEAYAMLSDPAKRAQYDLEVMRNDLKKQSGSSTYRTHTDAPNYPFERSSSRRQWKEGWRPYGRY
- the LOC18095066 gene encoding uncharacterized protein LOC18095066 isoform X5, giving the protein MNPSNFDNLNSGFSNSTRISNQNPNFSSRSSSSSSTKGGLSRPRLAKVRRQSNPQNFKSNEETWVGLGFNQFRPDRSRVEPGGSGSGGTEAFVFGASPSNMGFNSNSGKGIIEELKSLRTGSETNVDVSEKSGFVFASDGNKSHGVDEIMQKLSIDDKEKVVDGASKLSANGKFGSGDNVGSSIGRNVESLPPDELEKKLNIEEAGDATNGGGSFQADDIKKFGFKSSEKGSEMFAAAAKNALPDQIKNLNIKDYVVTNNVNNETNEKDSFAFGSRESIGGYVGGESESALSHEMGCKLKIGSAKVESSGQTNMGFSSCRISRKDMPTVNKGDKKFHDCGDPTEFIFEGGTPGKDLSGIHASMDQPKVDTQPIGVAGPSHVFSSSRLAGWNAFRVPPTGGLEKTDGFSFTSKQDGAGSPFVEFKTPNPKGNLFTGLDPKMEFSTKFKDSKVKKKRGKLKQPVKVPLSPGLDFVTRESGSQEIPEASESYSPMDISPYQETLSDARNSRETSVTSEESFALDSQHASTDSQPTVLNDAIDEDLVVAAHRMDINEEDMKCRETKEENSENCFDKGIGAENHMEDSVSGAETESLKSANEEIDSINDVIVTSAESEASSSTNLDSDLSTQFFSAVSSEDTVNSGFTFAASSTAQVSPKHHHKKNNLVRADNDSFNSSATSKGSYASSSLQFTPFSGSSSPLSPVRSKKAGLSAPSHVVGDNGELLKGLEINQGSVSASVAAQEACEKWRLRGNQAYKNGDLSKAEDCYTQGVNCVSKSETSVSFLRALMLCYSNRAATRMSLGRMRDALGDCKMAAAIDPNFIRVQVRAANCYLALGDVEGAVQYFKKCLQFGIDACVDRKISVEASDGLQKAQKVSECMQHSAELLKRGAPNDAESALHVIAEGLLISSCSEKLLEMKAESLFMQLRKYEDVIQLCEHTFDSAKKNSPPLHADYHVENIGPELTKDTSFMIWRCCLIFKSYFHLGRLEEAIGSLEKQVEPPSTATRIGIETQESLVLLAATVHELIRHKAAGNEAFQAGKHSEAIEHYSAALSRKIESRPFAAICFCNRAAAYKALGQITDATADCSLAIALDGNYLKAISRRATLYEMIRDYGQAARDLQKLVAVLTKQVEEKTKQFGHSDRTTNLANDLRQARLRLSTIEEAARKEVPLNMYLILGIEPSASASEVKKAYRKAALRHHPDKAGHSLARSDNGDDSLWKEIGEEVHKDTDRLFKMIGEAYAMLSDPAKRAQYDLEVMRNDLKKQSGSSTYRTHTDAPNYPFERSSSRRQWKEGWRPYGRY